In Nitrospirota bacterium, the genomic window TATCCCCTGCTGATGAAGTTAAATTCATAGTTTCTGATTACAATGATTATGCGTGGGCAAAAGCCGTCATAGAGTCACATAACCTGCCGGATATCTGCACTGTACTGATAGCCCCTGTGTTTAGCCGGCTTGACCCGAAGAAGCTTGCAGAATGGATAATCAATGACAATCTTAATGTCCGCCTGCAGCTGCAATTGCACAAATATATCTGGGGGGCTGATGCCAGAGGTGTCTGACTCTTTTAATCACTGCAGCAGGATAGCCTTAAACCATTATGAAAACTTCCCTGTGGGTTCGTGGCTCATCCCAGGGGAAAAAAGAAAATATGTTCATGCAGTATATGCCTTTGCACGAACTGCAGACGATTTTGCAGATGAAGCCGGATATGCAGAAGATGAACGGGCACGTCTTCTGACTGACTGGGAAAAGAGGCTCGATGAATGCATGACAGGCAATCCCGTCCATCCTGTTTTTGTTTCGTTAAAAGAGGCCATCGGGAAATTCCATATCCCTGACCGGCTTCTCAGAGATCTCATCACAGCATTCAGGATGGACATTGTCACCAAACGTTATAAGACTATGCAGGATGTCCTGAATTACTGCCGTTATTCTGCAAATCCGGTTGGACGAATTGTCCTCAGCATCTTTGAGTACAAAGACCCTGAGCTGCACAGGTTGTCAGACTTCATATGCACGGCCTTACAACTTACAAATTTCTGGCAGGATATTGCAACAGACCTTGAAAAAGACCGTATATATATCCCGCTGGAGGATATGGAGAGGTATGGATACTCTGTCAATGACCTGAAATCTCATACGTTGAATCAACAGTTCCGCAAAATGCTGGCCGGCGAAATAGCCTTCACAAAAGACCTCTTCAGGAGCGGCCTGCCACTCTGCACAAGCGTAAAAAAAGGCCTTTCCGTTGAACTGCGGGCAATTTGTTCAGGCGGAATGAAAATACTTGAGAAGATAGAACAGAACGGATATGACGTTTTTAATAAGAGACCCGTCATAACTAAACTGGATAAAATATGGATAGTACTACGGGCACTGACTTCAGGACACTGACCATTGCAGGATAATCCTAAAGAAGCAACAGTTGGACACAGGATCACAAAGGAGAGCAACTCAAACTTCTACTACTCCTTTCTGACTCTCCCTTCAGAAAAAAGAAAGGCCATATACTCTGTCTATGCACTGTGCCGCTGCCTTGATGATGCGGCAGACAAATCAGACAACCGTGCAGAGGCCTCAGAGTCCCTCAACAAATGGGCGACAGAGATAAACAACATGTATGATGGAAAACCGTCTCACGCAGTTACTATGGAACTTAAACCCTTTATTGACAGGTACGGCATCCCGCAGAAATATTTTCTTGAACTTGTTAGAGGAGTTGAAATGGACCTGACTAAAGACAGGTACAGGACATTTGATGAACTGCACAAGTATTGCTACAGGGTTGCATCAGTTGTGGGACTTATCTGCGCTGAGGTCTTTGGATATAAAAATGCAGAAACACTCGGTTATGCCGTTGACCTGGGGATAGCAATGCAGATTACCAATATACTCAGGGATATAAAGACTGATGCAGAAAAGGGGCGCATATACCTGCCGGCGGAAGACCTCAGTAAATTCAATTACACTGAGGAAGAACTCCTCTCCTCCAGTTACAACAAGGCCTTTGTAGAACTTATGAAGTTTGAGGCACAGCGCGCATGGAGTTTCTACAACCGTGCAGAGAAGACGCTCCCGCGCGAGGACCGGCAGTCTATGGTCGCCGGAGAGATTATGCGGGTCATATACAGCAGGCTGCTGAATAAGATAGAGGCCTCCAACTACAACGTATATGAGAGCACCCCGCAACTTTCGAAATCACAGAAGATATACATTGCATTAAGTACCTGGATCAACATCAAATTAACGTGAATTTTCGGATGGGACAAGAAAAACGTCATTCCCGCGCAAGCGGGAATCCAGACCGATTGCCTGGTTCTGGATTCCCACTCCCCGCTTAAATAATGCGGGGACAAGTTCCGTGGGAATGACGGGTACTTAGGAGCGTTTTCAGGTGAACCGTCATATGCCGGGGCTCACAAAGGATCGTGAAAACGTCATTCCCGCGCAAGCGGGAATCCAGACCGAGGCCTGGTTCTGGATTCCCACTCCCCGCTTAAATCCTGCGGGGACAAGTTCCGTGGGAATGACGGGTACTTAGGAGTATTTTCGAGTGAAACAAGTGATCATCATAGGCGGCGGGCTCGCCGGCCTTACTGCGGCTGTTGAGCTCGCATCATCCGGCTTTCGCGTCACCCTTATTGAGCAGGGCAGATTTCTCGGCGGCAGGGCGCATTCTTTTATTGACAAACGGACCGGCCTTGAGCTTGATAACGGACAGCACATCCTCATGGGCTGCTACGAAAATACGTTCAGGTTTCTTGATACGATAGGGGCCTCTGACAAAGTATCGTTCCAGAAAAATCTAAGCGTTGATTTTCTTGACACGACCGGCAAACAATACAGGCTGGGCTGCCTGCCACTCCCTGCCCCCCTGCATATCCTGTCAGGCATTCTGAGATTTAAGGCTATAAGCCTTCCGGAAAGAATCCGCATGTTGAACATAGCAAAAGGGGTGCTGTATGACAGATCACCTGATTCATCACATGACATGACAATAACTCAGTGGTTGAAAATGCTGGGACAGGGGAAAAAGGCGCGGGAGACACTGTGGGATATAATCACCCTTGCAACGATGAATGAAGGTCCTGACAAGTCCTCAGCCGCCATCTTCAGGAATGTCTTAAGAAAGGCCTTTTTTGAAAACCGGCTCGCATCAAGGGTCGTGCTTCCTATCGTGCCTCTAAGCAGGATGTTCGCCGGAGATGCGGAAAACTACATCAAAAAGAATAACGGGTCCGTTGAGAAGGGAAGTCCGGCCTCATCTGTCATTACCCAAAATAATTCAGTATCAGGAGTCAGGTCAACCGATGGCCGTGTCTTTCAGGGCGATTATTACATCAGCGCTGTCCCGTACTATTCTGCTCAAAAATTTGCCGGTCTTGCCGGTACAGAATTCAATTCAGTCTGCAATGCCTCCAGCCTAAAGGCATCACCAATCATCTCTGTACATCTGTTATTCAATAAGCCGCTGATGAAACAGGCCTTTGTGGCATTGCTCAACTCACCTGTACAATGGATATTCAACAAGGAAAAGGTATTCATGGATTCAGCATACAGGGGGCTTTTATCCGTCGTGATCAGCGGGGCTCACGAGTTTATAAGTGTTCCGTCAGAAAGATTAGTGGAAATGACGTTGAGAGAGCTGAGGAAGGTATTTCCTGAGGCGGCAGGTTCCGGACTAATCTACTCCAAAGTCATCAAGGAGAGGCATGCCACCTTCTCCCCTGAGCCTGGCATAGACAAATTAAGGCCATCGCATAAGTCCCCTTTTAAAAACCTGTTTCTTGCAGGAGACTGGACCAGCACCGGCCTTCCGGCAACAATAGAAGGCGCGGTGCTCAGCGGCTATAAGTGCGCAGGGGAAATCATCAGCAATGTAGGCCGCGTATCAAAATGACGACATGAGGCCTGCCATGGCACAGGTGCACCATCATGAGCCGGCGGCTCACAAAGAAACGTGAAAACGTCATTCCCGCGAAAACGGGAATCCAGACCGATGGCTTGATTCTGGATTCCCACTTCCGTGGGAATGACGGGTAGACAGGAGCATTTTCAGGTAAACCGTCATGAGCCTCAGGCTCACCAGGGTTTACGAAAACGTCATTCCCGCATAAGCGGGAATCCAGACCGATGCCTGATTCCAGATTCCCACTACCCGCTTAAATCCTGCGGGGACAGGTTCC contains:
- a CDS encoding FAD-dependent oxidoreductase produces the protein MKQVIIIGGGLAGLTAAVELASSGFRVTLIEQGRFLGGRAHSFIDKRTGLELDNGQHILMGCYENTFRFLDTIGASDKVSFQKNLSVDFLDTTGKQYRLGCLPLPAPLHILSGILRFKAISLPERIRMLNIAKGVLYDRSPDSSHDMTITQWLKMLGQGKKARETLWDIITLATMNEGPDKSSAAIFRNVLRKAFFENRLASRVVLPIVPLSRMFAGDAENYIKKNNGSVEKGSPASSVITQNNSVSGVRSTDGRVFQGDYYISAVPYYSAQKFAGLAGTEFNSVCNASSLKASPIISVHLLFNKPLMKQAFVALLNSPVQWIFNKEKVFMDSAYRGLLSVVISGAHEFISVPSERLVEMTLRELRKVFPEAAGSGLIYSKVIKERHATFSPEPGIDKLRPSHKSPFKNLFLAGDWTSTGLPATIEGAVLSGYKCAGEIISNVGRVSK
- the hpnD gene encoding presqualene diphosphate synthase HpnD — encoded protein: MQDNPKEATVGHRITKESNSNFYYSFLTLPSEKRKAIYSVYALCRCLDDAADKSDNRAEASESLNKWATEINNMYDGKPSHAVTMELKPFIDRYGIPQKYFLELVRGVEMDLTKDRYRTFDELHKYCYRVASVVGLICAEVFGYKNAETLGYAVDLGIAMQITNILRDIKTDAEKGRIYLPAEDLSKFNYTEEELLSSSYNKAFVELMKFEAQRAWSFYNRAEKTLPREDRQSMVAGEIMRVIYSRLLNKIEASNYNVYESTPQLSKSQKIYIALSTWINIKLT
- the hpnC gene encoding squalene synthase HpnC produces the protein MPEVSDSFNHCSRIALNHYENFPVGSWLIPGEKRKYVHAVYAFARTADDFADEAGYAEDERARLLTDWEKRLDECMTGNPVHPVFVSLKEAIGKFHIPDRLLRDLITAFRMDIVTKRYKTMQDVLNYCRYSANPVGRIVLSIFEYKDPELHRLSDFICTALQLTNFWQDIATDLEKDRIYIPLEDMERYGYSVNDLKSHTLNQQFRKMLAGEIAFTKDLFRSGLPLCTSVKKGLSVELRAICSGGMKILEKIEQNGYDVFNKRPVITKLDKIWIVLRALTSGH